In Musa acuminata AAA Group cultivar baxijiao chromosome BXJ3-11, Cavendish_Baxijiao_AAA, whole genome shotgun sequence, one DNA window encodes the following:
- the LOC135653258 gene encoding large ribosomal RNA subunit accumulation protein YCED homolog 2, chloroplastic-like isoform X1 → MPFVHTAELRQTKLCSMAKPYSSISQLLRPISTDLNTRSLCPSTRFAIRSHFHRGASLASAAAASRGNEARQQNSRNRDAQAAPRAPRRLITISTSGGRWQGQWSCEYMFTLRELQLADIAEEGHDDADVFVRLTIQKHASFGFSIVGRIMTSFNRKCSCCLTSYCREIDTTFDVWVLPSSKNSKFELPEIGGNDPSVIYVKPGSEADLDSIIQDTIRLTASAKDTCSESCAKTTIIWQSTDEKNEYDRRWHRLLEIRDAM, encoded by the exons ATGCCTTTTGTTCACACTGCTGAGTTACGGCAAACCAAGCTCTGCTCAATGGCGAAGCCATACAGCTCCATCTCACAGCTCCTCCGTCCCATCTCCACTGACCTCAACACCAGAAGTCTTTGCCCCAGCACTCGATTCGCCATCCGTTCCCACTTCCATAGAGGAGCTTCTCTAGCATCTGCAGCTGCTGCTTCCCGTGGAAACGAAGCTCGCCAG CAGAACTCGAGGAATAGGGACGCGCAGGCGGCGCCGCGAGCACCACGGCGATTGATCACCATCTCGACGTCGGGTGGGAGGTGGCAGGGGCAGTGGAGCTGCGAGTACATGTTCACGCTCAGAGAGCTTCAGCTGGCGGACATTGCAGAAGAGGGGCACGACGACGCGGACGTCTTTGTTAGGCTTACCATTCAAAAG CATGCGAGCTTTGGCTTCTCCATTGTTGGAAGAATTATGACATCCTTCAACAGAAAATGCAGTTGCTGCTTGACATCCTATTGCAGAGAG ATCGATACCACATTTGATGTTTGGGTACTACCTTCAAGCAAGAACAGCAAGTTTGAACTTCCTGAAATTGGTGGAAACGATCCTTCG GTGATATATGTGAAACCTGGCTCGGAAGCTGATCTTGATTCAATAATCCAAGATACCATACGTTTGACAGCCTCGGCAAAG GACACCTGCTCAGAATCATGTGCGAAGACTACAATCATATGGCAAT CTACTGATGAGAAGAACGAGTATGACCGAAGGTGGCATAGGCTTCTCGAAATAAGGGATGCAATGTAG
- the LOC135653258 gene encoding large ribosomal RNA subunit accumulation protein YCED homolog 2, chloroplastic-like isoform X2 codes for MPFVHTAELRQTKLCSMAKPYSSISQLLRPISTDLNTRSLCPSTRFAIRSHFHRGASLASAAAASRGNEARQNSRNRDAQAAPRAPRRLITISTSGGRWQGQWSCEYMFTLRELQLADIAEEGHDDADVFVRLTIQKHASFGFSIVGRIMTSFNRKCSCCLTSYCREIDTTFDVWVLPSSKNSKFELPEIGGNDPSVIYVKPGSEADLDSIIQDTIRLTASAKDTCSESCAKTTIIWQSTDEKNEYDRRWHRLLEIRDAM; via the exons ATGCCTTTTGTTCACACTGCTGAGTTACGGCAAACCAAGCTCTGCTCAATGGCGAAGCCATACAGCTCCATCTCACAGCTCCTCCGTCCCATCTCCACTGACCTCAACACCAGAAGTCTTTGCCCCAGCACTCGATTCGCCATCCGTTCCCACTTCCATAGAGGAGCTTCTCTAGCATCTGCAGCTGCTGCTTCCCGTGGAAACGAAGCTCGCCAG AACTCGAGGAATAGGGACGCGCAGGCGGCGCCGCGAGCACCACGGCGATTGATCACCATCTCGACGTCGGGTGGGAGGTGGCAGGGGCAGTGGAGCTGCGAGTACATGTTCACGCTCAGAGAGCTTCAGCTGGCGGACATTGCAGAAGAGGGGCACGACGACGCGGACGTCTTTGTTAGGCTTACCATTCAAAAG CATGCGAGCTTTGGCTTCTCCATTGTTGGAAGAATTATGACATCCTTCAACAGAAAATGCAGTTGCTGCTTGACATCCTATTGCAGAGAG ATCGATACCACATTTGATGTTTGGGTACTACCTTCAAGCAAGAACAGCAAGTTTGAACTTCCTGAAATTGGTGGAAACGATCCTTCG GTGATATATGTGAAACCTGGCTCGGAAGCTGATCTTGATTCAATAATCCAAGATACCATACGTTTGACAGCCTCGGCAAAG GACACCTGCTCAGAATCATGTGCGAAGACTACAATCATATGGCAAT CTACTGATGAGAAGAACGAGTATGACCGAAGGTGGCATAGGCTTCTCGAAATAAGGGATGCAATGTAG
- the LOC135652706 gene encoding anamorsin homolog — protein sequence MAATGKRALLLADDVSIPLNAVLSAFSGLDLGMDLVARDHDVRVITQAASLEGKLPIESSSVDLVVSVSKAPELVGEQSIEEFSRVLKPGGAIVIQASAEQTGSKPSSMLERKLLMAGFLEVQSLDAKPFLSLEQVHICTIKGKKASWTMGSSFSLKKATKTVPKIQIDDESDLIDEDSLLTEEDLKKPQLPLVGDCEVGKAKKACRNCTCGRAEEEAKVLKLGLTSEQINNPQSACGNCGLGDAFRCSTCPYKGLPPFKLGEKVSLSANFLAADI from the exons ATGGCGGCGACGGGGAAGCGTGCGCTTCTGCTGGCGGATGACGTCTCCATCCCTCTCAATGCGGTGTTGTCTGCGTTTAGTGGCTTGGATTTGGGGATGGATTTGGTTGCTCGAGACCACGACGTGCGTGTTATAACCCAAGCGGCTTCTCTGG AGGGGAAGTTGCCTATTGAGTCTTCCTCAGTAGATCTAGTTGTTTCCGTGTCCAAAGCACCAGAACTTGTTGGCGAGCAATCGATTGAGGAGTTCAGCAGAGTGCTTAAACCTGGTGGAGCTATTGTGATACAGGCTTCTGCTGAGCAGACTGGAAGTAAG CCAAGCTCGATGCTTGAACGCAAGTTGCTAATGGCGGGATTCTTAGAAGTACAATCCTTGGATGCAAAACCTTTTCTCTCACTTGAACAAGTACACATTTGCACG ATCAAGGGCAAAAAGGCTTCTTGGACAATGGGGTCATCGTTCTCTCTGAAAAAGGCAACCAAAACTGTTCCAAAGATCCAAATCGATGATGAATCAGATTTAATTGATGAGGACAGTCTTTTAACTGAGGAGGACTTGAAGAAACCACAGTTACCACTGG TAGGAGATTGTGAAGTTGGAAAGGCAAAGAAAGCCTGCAGGAACTGCACGTGTGGTCGGGCAGAGGAAGAAGCAAAGGTGCTGAAGCTGGGTCTGACTTCTGAGCAGATAAACAATCCTCAATCAGCATGTGGCAAC TGTGGTCTTGGTGATGCATTCCGTTGTAGTACATGCCCATATAAAGGTCTCCCTCCATTCAAACTTGGTGAAAAG GTATCTCTATCTGCAAATTTCCTTGCGGCTGATATTTGA
- the LOC135652431 gene encoding protein STRICTOSIDINE SYNTHASE-LIKE 13-like, giving the protein MEKKGLLPRPWLSLLALAFGLVFMDPFHLGPLGGHDYRPVKHNIAPYDQVMQRWPRDCRSRLRFGKLEFVDEVFGPESLEFDPQGRGPYAGLADGRVVRWMGESIRWKTFALVSPNWSEKVCANGVESTTAKQNKHEKLCGRPLGLRFDETSGKLYIADAYFGLAAVGHHGGVATLLSTHVQGRPVLFANDLDVHRNGSIFFTDTSSRYSRSDHFFILLEGEATGRLLRYDPASGASHVVLRGLAFPNGVQLSKDQTFLLFTETTNCRIMRLWIEGPKAGKLEVFADLPGFPDNIRITEKGQFWAAIDCCRTRAQEVFSRNPWLRSVYFRLPLRLSFLAGMTGMKMFTMISLFDEEGNVVEVLEDRGGEVMKLVSEVRQVQGKLWVGTVAHNSIATLPYP; this is encoded by the exons ATGGAGAAGAAAGGCCTGCTGCCGCGCCCATGGCTCTCCCTCCTGGCCTTGGCATTCGGCCTCGTCTTCATGGACCCCTTCCATTTGGGTCCGCTGGGGGGGCACGACTACCGGCCGGTGAAGCACAACATCGCGCCCTACGACCAGGTCATGCAGCGCTGGCCTCGAGATTGTCGAAGCAGACTCCGGTTCGGGAAGCTGGAGTTCGTCGACGAGGTGTTCGGCCCTGAGTCGCTCGAGTTCGATCCCCAGGGACGAGGCCCGTACGCCGGCTTGGCCGACGGCCGCGTCGTCCGGTGGATGGGCGAGTCCATCCGGTGGAAGACCTTTGCTCTCGTTAGCCCTAACTG GTCGGAGAAAGTGTGCGCTAATGGTGTGGAGTCGACGACGGCGAAGCAGAACAAGCACGAGAAGCTCTGCGGTCGACCACTCGGTCTGCGGTTCGACGAGACGTCCGGGAAGCTCTATATCGCCGACGCTTACTTTGGGCTCGCCGCCGTTGGCCACCATGGAGGCGTTGCCACTCTTCTATCGACTCATGTGCAAGGGAGACCTGTTCTCTTTGCCAACGACTTGGATGTCCACCGCAACGGGTCCATCTTCTTCACCGACACCAGCTCGAGATACAGCAGAAG TGATCACTTCTTCATATTACTGGAAGGAGAAGCCACAGGAAGGCTTCTGAGGTACGACCCAGCTTCTGGAGCTTCTCATGTCGTTTTGAGAGGCTTAGCATTTCCTAATGGGGTGCAGCTATCCAAGGATCAAACCTTTCTTCTCTTCACCGAGACCACCAATTGCAG GATAATGAGGCTTTGGATAGAAGGACCCAAAGCTGGCAAGTTGGAGGTGTTTGCGGACTTGCCAGGGTTCCCGGACAACATAAGGATCACGGAGAAGGGGCAGTTTTGGGCGGCGATCGACTGCTGCCGCACGCGGGCGCAGGAGGTCTTCTCCCGCAATCCATGGCTGAGAAGCGTATACTTCAGACTGCCGCTGAGGCTGAGCTTCCTCGCGGGGATGACGGGGATGAAGATGTTCACCATGATCTCGCTCTTCGACGAGGAGGGCAACGTCGTCGAGGTGCTCGAGGACAGAGGCGGCGAGGTGATGAAGCTGGTCAGCGAAGTTAGGCAAGTCCAGGGGAAGTTGTGGGTTGGAACAGTAGCCCATAACAGTATTGCTACTCTTCCTTATCCATAA
- the LOC135652430 gene encoding rhodanese-like domain-containing protein 8, chloroplastic isoform X2 — protein MAMACGRVAPLLPCPVRPLRRLPFVSPFFCSSSSSFSSFSFPRFFPIRPASRAKGVVASRRSPDQEPDAGRGDDFVVVSFYKFVVIENPQAEVARHLAFLQYSGPNEDALAYADWVKEDQRFSDILVQVSAASHGHAFPRLKLRYKPSLVQLEGGVSHLPLVDPSMRAYPLTPSDWRKRLLSVNNVSRPTRESDGQVSDRKCLLLDVRNGYEWDVGHFQGAQRPNVDCFRSTSFGLSEQEVASSDPLAGIDKEHTDILMYCTGGIRCDVYSTILRQKGFQNLYTLSGGVSNYLKNEGSAEWVGNLFVFDGRLSLPPSTYKPGANTNAAARPNMVHKNNTFARCYICGSEFLEFRHRNCANIDCNRLFLSCSSCVTQLSGCCCLHCTSAPRLRPVLRGHQRYQKWHMYRDGE, from the exons ATGGCGATGGCATGCGGCCGCGTCGCGCCGCTCCTTCCGTGCCCCGTGCGGCCCCTCCGCCGCCTGCCGTTTGTGTCTCCCTTCTTttgctcttcttcctcctccttctcttctttctccttccctcGCTTCTTTCCTATACGACCGGCATCAAGAGCCAAGGGGGTCGTCGCCTCCCGCCGTAGCCCCGATCAGGAGCCAGACGCCGGAAGAGGGGACGATTTCGTGGTCGTCAGCTTCTATAAGTTCGTCGTCATCGAAAACCCTCAGGCTGAGGTCGCCAGGCACCTCGCCTTCCTCCAG TATAGTGGTCCAAATGAAGATGCTCTGGCCTATGCAGATTGGGTTAAGGAGGATCAGAGGTTTTCAGATATTCTGGTCCAGGTTTCAGCAGCTTCTCATGGGCATGCTTTTCCACGGTTGAAACTGCGGTATAAACCCTCACTTGTACAG TTGGAAGGAGGTGTTTCTCACCTTCCTTTGGTAGATCCTTCTATGCGAGCTTACCCACTGACTCCATCTGATTGGAGAAAAAGATTGCTATCCGTGAACAATGTCAGCAGACCAACACGTGAGTCAGACGGGCAGGTCTCTGATAGGAAATGTCTACTGCTGGATGTGAGAAATG GCTATGAATGGGATGTTGGACATTTTCAAGGAGCACAAAGACCTAACGTGGATTGTTTTAGGAGCACCTCCTTTGGGCTTTCAGAACAAGAG GTAGCCTCTTCAGATCCTTTAGCTGGAATTGACAAGGAACATACTGATATACTGATGTACTGCACAGGTGGCATAAGATGTGATGTGTATTCCACAATTCTTAG ACAAAAGGGTTTCCAAAACTTGTACACATTAAGCGGGGGTGTCTCTAATTATCTCAAGAATGAAGGTTCAGCTGAATGGGTTGGGAACCTGTTTGTTTTTGATGGGCGTCTGTCCTTACCACCTTCTACCTACAAACCAGGAGCCAACACCAATGCCGCTGCAAGACCTAATATGGTGCACAAAAACAATACATTTGCAAGATGCTACATATGTGGATCAGAGTTTCTTGAATTCAGGCATCGCAACTGTGCAAATATTGATTGCAACCGGCTCTTTTT gtCATGTAGCTCTTGTGTGACACAATTAAGCGGGTGCTGTTGTTTGCACTGCACATCCGCTCCTCGACTTAGACCTGTACTACGTGGTCATCAGAGATACCAGAAATGGCACATGTATCGTGATGGGGAGTAG
- the LOC135652430 gene encoding rhodanese-like domain-containing protein 8, chloroplastic isoform X1 — translation MAMACGRVAPLLPCPVRPLRRLPFVSPFFCSSSSSFSSFSFPRFFPIRPASRAKGVVASRRSPDQEPDAGRGDDFVVVSFYKFVVIENPQAEVARHLAFLQGRDIHGRIYVNEQGINAQYSGPNEDALAYADWVKEDQRFSDILVQVSAASHGHAFPRLKLRYKPSLVQLEGGVSHLPLVDPSMRAYPLTPSDWRKRLLSVNNVSRPTRESDGQVSDRKCLLLDVRNGYEWDVGHFQGAQRPNVDCFRSTSFGLSEQEVASSDPLAGIDKEHTDILMYCTGGIRCDVYSTILRQKGFQNLYTLSGGVSNYLKNEGSAEWVGNLFVFDGRLSLPPSTYKPGANTNAAARPNMVHKNNTFARCYICGSEFLEFRHRNCANIDCNRLFLSCSSCVTQLSGCCCLHCTSAPRLRPVLRGHQRYQKWHMYRDGE, via the exons ATGGCGATGGCATGCGGCCGCGTCGCGCCGCTCCTTCCGTGCCCCGTGCGGCCCCTCCGCCGCCTGCCGTTTGTGTCTCCCTTCTTttgctcttcttcctcctccttctcttctttctccttccctcGCTTCTTTCCTATACGACCGGCATCAAGAGCCAAGGGGGTCGTCGCCTCCCGCCGTAGCCCCGATCAGGAGCCAGACGCCGGAAGAGGGGACGATTTCGTGGTCGTCAGCTTCTATAAGTTCGTCGTCATCGAAAACCCTCAGGCTGAGGTCGCCAGGCACCTCGCCTTCCTCCAG GGACGGGATATTCATGGTCGCATATACGTCAATGAGCAAGGGATTAATGCACAG TATAGTGGTCCAAATGAAGATGCTCTGGCCTATGCAGATTGGGTTAAGGAGGATCAGAGGTTTTCAGATATTCTGGTCCAGGTTTCAGCAGCTTCTCATGGGCATGCTTTTCCACGGTTGAAACTGCGGTATAAACCCTCACTTGTACAG TTGGAAGGAGGTGTTTCTCACCTTCCTTTGGTAGATCCTTCTATGCGAGCTTACCCACTGACTCCATCTGATTGGAGAAAAAGATTGCTATCCGTGAACAATGTCAGCAGACCAACACGTGAGTCAGACGGGCAGGTCTCTGATAGGAAATGTCTACTGCTGGATGTGAGAAATG GCTATGAATGGGATGTTGGACATTTTCAAGGAGCACAAAGACCTAACGTGGATTGTTTTAGGAGCACCTCCTTTGGGCTTTCAGAACAAGAG GTAGCCTCTTCAGATCCTTTAGCTGGAATTGACAAGGAACATACTGATATACTGATGTACTGCACAGGTGGCATAAGATGTGATGTGTATTCCACAATTCTTAG ACAAAAGGGTTTCCAAAACTTGTACACATTAAGCGGGGGTGTCTCTAATTATCTCAAGAATGAAGGTTCAGCTGAATGGGTTGGGAACCTGTTTGTTTTTGATGGGCGTCTGTCCTTACCACCTTCTACCTACAAACCAGGAGCCAACACCAATGCCGCTGCAAGACCTAATATGGTGCACAAAAACAATACATTTGCAAGATGCTACATATGTGGATCAGAGTTTCTTGAATTCAGGCATCGCAACTGTGCAAATATTGATTGCAACCGGCTCTTTTT gtCATGTAGCTCTTGTGTGACACAATTAAGCGGGTGCTGTTGTTTGCACTGCACATCCGCTCCTCGACTTAGACCTGTACTACGTGGTCATCAGAGATACCAGAAATGGCACATGTATCGTGATGGGGAGTAG
- the LOC135652893 gene encoding uncharacterized protein LOC135652893 isoform X2 — MRMAADNNINFPYEAVLQQSFRNHHVSFQPGSENSATGFSPGGMDSSGGINGSTRMIVTGNSPVLNNTSVMFSTGSSPANVFLEPVKHSTEFSVDWTFEELEVLKQGLVTYSSEPNMMRYIKIAAKLPDKTVRDVAMRCRWMTKKEKGKRRKPEDSYAGKKIKDMKEKMIGSSSMANAHCNQPEIADAYSFRMHDGNHITQFLCEAPVIDNRTQQLLDDNAKLFHQIAINLENNEIQNNIDLLYHSSENLRAILNSMSGMPGIMSQMPPMPVHVNENLMHSILPGTSQAHAPGNSHFREEPRCW; from the exons ATGAGAATGGCGGCAGATAATAACATCAATTTCCCTTATGAGGCAGTGCTTCAACAATCTTTTcgcaatcatcatgtttcttttcAGCCAGGTTCCGAAAACAGTGCAACTGGGTTTTCTCCCGGTGGCATGGACAGCTCAGGTGGAATAAATGGATCAACAAGGATGATAGTGACTGGGAACTCCCCAGTGTTGAACAATACTTCTGTCATGTTTTCGACCGGCAGTTCTCCAGCAAATGTCTTCCTTGAACCAGTTAAGCATTCTACGGAGTTCTCGGTCGATTGGACGTTTGAGGAATTGGAAGTGTTGAAGCAAGGCCTTGTCAC ATATTCTAGTGAACCTAATATGATGAGGTATATCAAGATAGCAGCCAAGCTTCCTGACAAGACTGTCAGGGATGTTGCAATGAGGTGCCGCTGGATGACT AAGAAGGAGAAAGGTAAACGGCGTAAGCCTGAAGACTCTTATGCTGGAAAGAAAATTAAAGACATGAAG GAGAAGATGATAGGTTCTTCCTCGATGGCTAATGCACACTGTAATCAACCAGAGATTGCAGATGCCTATTCATTCAGAATGCACGATGGGAACCACATTACTCAGTTCTTATGTGAAG CACCTGTGATTGACAACAGAACACAGCAACTTCTGGATGACAATGCCAAACTTTTTCATCAGATTGCAATTAATCTTGAAAATAATGAG ATACAAAATAATATTGATCTCTTGTATCACTCAAGTGAGAACCTAAGAGCCATTTTGAATAG CATGAGTGGAATGCCCGGTATCATGAGTCAGATGCCTCCAATGCCTGTGCATGTCAATGAGAACCTTATGCATTCCATATTGCCCGGTACCAGCCAG GCGCATGCACCTGGCAACAGTCATTTTCGGGAGGAGCCGAGATGCTGGTAA
- the LOC135652893 gene encoding uncharacterized protein LOC135652893 isoform X1: MRMAADNNINFPYEAVLQQSFRNHHVSFQPGSENSATGFSPGGMDSSGGINGSTRMIVTGNSPVLNNTSVMFSTGSSPANVFLEPVKHSTEFSVDWTFEELEVLKQGLVTYSSEPNMMRYIKIAAKLPDKTVRDVAMRCRWMTKEKGKRRKPEDSYAGKKIKDMKEKMIGSSSMANAHCNQPEIADAYSFRMHDGNHITQFLCEAPVIDNRTQQLLDDNAKLFHQIAINLENNEIQNNIDLLYHSSENLRAILNSMSGMPGIMSQMPPMPVHVNENLMHSILPGTSQAHAPGNSHFREEPRCW, from the exons ATGAGAATGGCGGCAGATAATAACATCAATTTCCCTTATGAGGCAGTGCTTCAACAATCTTTTcgcaatcatcatgtttcttttcAGCCAGGTTCCGAAAACAGTGCAACTGGGTTTTCTCCCGGTGGCATGGACAGCTCAGGTGGAATAAATGGATCAACAAGGATGATAGTGACTGGGAACTCCCCAGTGTTGAACAATACTTCTGTCATGTTTTCGACCGGCAGTTCTCCAGCAAATGTCTTCCTTGAACCAGTTAAGCATTCTACGGAGTTCTCGGTCGATTGGACGTTTGAGGAATTGGAAGTGTTGAAGCAAGGCCTTGTCAC ATATTCTAGTGAACCTAATATGATGAGGTATATCAAGATAGCAGCCAAGCTTCCTGACAAGACTGTCAGGGATGTTGCAATGAGGTGCCGCTGGATGACT AAGGAGAAAGGTAAACGGCGTAAGCCTGAAGACTCTTATGCTGGAAAGAAAATTAAAGACATGAAG GAGAAGATGATAGGTTCTTCCTCGATGGCTAATGCACACTGTAATCAACCAGAGATTGCAGATGCCTATTCATTCAGAATGCACGATGGGAACCACATTACTCAGTTCTTATGTGAAG CACCTGTGATTGACAACAGAACACAGCAACTTCTGGATGACAATGCCAAACTTTTTCATCAGATTGCAATTAATCTTGAAAATAATGAG ATACAAAATAATATTGATCTCTTGTATCACTCAAGTGAGAACCTAAGAGCCATTTTGAATAG CATGAGTGGAATGCCCGGTATCATGAGTCAGATGCCTCCAATGCCTGTGCATGTCAATGAGAACCTTATGCATTCCATATTGCCCGGTACCAGCCAG GCGCATGCACCTGGCAACAGTCATTTTCGGGAGGAGCCGAGATGCTGGTAA